The DNA segment AGCGGCGATTGCGCTTGCCAATGACCTGATCTTGGTGACGCATAACACGGGCGAATTCAGCCGTGTGTCAGGGCTACGGCTTGAGGATTGGGAGGTTGATTAATTACTAACTTCCCAATTTAGGATTCATGATGGAGATAATTCTACATTTTTAGCCAAGACAGCTTAATCTTTGTCACAACACTCAAACGGGAAAACTGTATAAGGGCTGAATGGAACCGCGACAAACATCGCTACTAGCTCTGTCGCTACGAGCGGAGTTGCTCAAAAATCTCTCTCAAGTTGCTCGTTGGACTCTTGACACTACAGCCAACGCCGCGTCAAATTTGTCAACAGTCCAACCGACAAGGTTCTTCTGGTGGCGAGGTTTGTCGGAGTTTGGGCAGTCGGGGAACCACGACAAACCTTGACAGAGGCTTTGTCGCCCTTGTCGGAGTTTGTCGATATTTGCTAAAGCGAGTAAACTACGACAAACTCCGCTATTAACTTGTCGGAGTTGTCGGAGTTTGTCGAGGTAAGATCGGGATGCTCACTAAACAACAGGCGGCAGATTTCCTAGGTGTCAATGTGCGAACGCTGGAGCGCTATACCCAGGAGGGGAAGATCGGCGGACGCTACGAGAAGGGCAAAACTCGCTCGGTCGTGGTTTATGACGAAGAAGAGTTACGTGCGTTTAAAGCCGCCCTTGAGACGAAGACCTATAAGCCAGCGGTTGACCCTACCCCGACAAACCCCGACAGAGATGAAACGGCATTGTCGAAGTTTGTCGAAGTTAAGCACCTACTCCCCCTGCTGGATGGATTAAACCACCTAGCGGACGTGTTGAAGGTATTACGTGAGGAGCAAGAGATAGTACGCCTCACCGTCCCCATCCAGCACAAACTCACCTTGAGCCTAGCTGAAGCCAGCGCCCTGTCTGGAATTTCTCGTCAACGACTCCGCGCCGCGATTAAGGATGGCACACTTACCGCACAGCTCATCGGTAGGGGCTACCGCGTGAAGCGCACCGACCTGGAAGACTACGTCGATCGCCTTTGACAACGAGCAGTTGGGCTGGTGTCCGAGTCTAGGGTAGTGGTAAGGGCGTGAGCCAAATTTCACCTAATTAACCCGATAACGGGCGACGTGGGCGATAAGGAACCTTGAGCTTCGCCACGGCAAGCCGTTTGACTTCTTCAGAGCGCATATCGTACTTGGCTGTAGTAGCAGGATCGGCGTGTCCTGCCAGC comes from the Chroococcidiopsis sp. SAG 2025 genome and includes:
- a CDS encoding helix-turn-helix domain-containing protein; translation: MRTLERYTQEGKIGGRYEKGKTRSVVVYDEEELRAFKAALETKTYKPAVDPTPTNPDRDETALSKFVEVKHLLPLLDGLNHLADVLKVLREEQEIVRLTVPIQHKLTLSLAEASALSGISRQRLRAAIKDGTLTAQLIGRGYRVKRTDLEDYVDRL